From a region of the Synchiropus splendidus isolate RoL2022-P1 chromosome 12, RoL_Sspl_1.0, whole genome shotgun sequence genome:
- the si:ch211-149k23.9 gene encoding germ cell-specific gene 1-like protein isoform X4, giving the protein MLESLSRRSRSLLSLTLTSLALALSILALCTSYWCEGTHKVVKPLCLSPVKMKNCGQNNSEPYTTESPTPNPFNRTLSPARREELAKIRQRQLANAVHYIWETGEDKFAFRYFHTGFWESCEKHNDGEVCRSFIDLTPGETQGVLWLSVISEFTYIGLLGMGFLLMWLEVLCAHKEMHALKINAYAAICTVLSGLLGMVAHMMYTTVFQMTVIVGPKDWRPQTWDYGWSFALAWVSFSCCMGAAVVTLNSYTKTIIERRRRQRLRLEEARATTHAPSYEEVVPGGGLYSVSGLLQCPDGMMDVAWAQNGGVVGMGNGDVPTLVLVGGCGPEGCEDCEREMDEMEDAMERVDSPC; this is encoded by the exons ATGCTGGAGAGTTTGTCAAGACGCTCCCGCTCCCTGCTCTCCCTGACCTTAACCTCTCTGGCTCTGGCCCTTTCCATCCTGGCCCTGTGCACCTCCTACTGGTGCGAGGGAACACACAAGGTGGTGAAGCCCCTCTGCCTGTCGCCTGTCAAGATGAAGAACTGCGGTCAGAACAACAGCGAGCCATACACCACAG AAAGTCCAACTCCGAACCCCTTCAATCGGACTCTGTCGCCTGCCAGAAGAGAAGAGCTTGCGAAGATCAGACAGAGACAGTTGGCCAATGCTGTCCATTACATCTGGGAGACAGGGGAGGACAAGTTCGCGTTTAGATACTTCCACACAGGCTTTTGGGAGAGCTGCGAGAAACACAATGACG GTGAGGTATGCAGGAGCTTCATAGATTTAACTCCCGGGGAAACTCAAG GCGTTCTCTGGTTGTCCGTCATCTCAGAGTTCACCTACATCGGCCTGCTGGGAATGGGCTTCCTGCTGATGTGGCTGGAAGTGTTGTGCGCTCATAAAGAAATGCACGCTCTTAAAATCAATGCGTATGCAGCGATATGTACCGTTCTGTCGG GTCTTCTCGGGATGGTGGCCCACATGATGTACACAACTGTGTTTCAGATGACCGTCATAGTGGGACCGAAggactggaggcctcagacatGGGACTATGGCTGGTCATTTGC CCTTGCCTGGGTGTCCTTCAGCTGCTGTATGGGGGCCGCCGTGGTGACGCTCAACTCCTACACCAAGACCATTATCGAGAGACGTCGCAGGCAGAGGTTGCGCCTGGAAGAAGCTAGAGCTACCACTCATGCCCCGTCCTATGAGGAGGTGGTCCCCGGGGGCGGGCTCTACTCCGTCAGTGGCCTATTACAGTGTCCGGACGGCATGATGGACGTGGCCTGGGCTCAGAACGGCGGCGTAGTGGGAATGGGCAATGGGGACGTCCCCACACTGGTCTTGGTGGGAGGCTGCGGACCAGAGGGCTGTGAAGACTGTGAGAGGGAGATGGACGAGATGGAAGACGCCATGGAACGTGTGGACTCTCCTTGTTGA